In the Desulfovibrio desulfuricans genome, one interval contains:
- a CDS encoding fused MFS/spermidine synthase: MLELTVFMSGALVMVLEMVGARVLAPHVGTSAVVWTSLIGVVLACLAVGAWAGGRLADRTLSRRGLALALAGAGLGSGLTALCHEAIGQWVTAAVGNLYAAAVLAAVCIFALPAFFFGMVTPYAMRLRIESVDSSGATVGRLYALSTAGSIVGTFLGGFILISFLGSTSILWGVAAAMLGLSLCNGGGRVRLRAVLLAVCGLMAVVAASYGRWQDGRAMSHLVESPYNSIRIFEGVDWAQNGRPVRLMATDPGYSQSGMYLDAPNELYFRYTQFYALGPHFTPHASRVLMLGGGGYSVPKWLLADNSPLAKPKTARVTVVELDPAMTETARRWFSLRDDPRLSVRHEDARAFLNRQRDQYDLVFVDVFNSHYAVPFQMGTREAAAALRRAVAPGGVVLMNVISAVEGPDGRLFQGIFNALRQSFAEVQVYCAGGEPPDKLQNLMLAAFPEQRPDSTAGALPSLAAAGTENAPSGGLRLADMLASRYTGADPFATPALTDDFAPVERYTLVLLRQ; the protein is encoded by the coding sequence ATGCTCGAACTGACAGTTTTTATGAGCGGCGCGCTGGTCATGGTGCTTGAAATGGTCGGCGCGCGGGTATTGGCCCCGCATGTGGGAACATCTGCCGTAGTGTGGACAAGCCTTATAGGCGTGGTGCTGGCCTGCCTTGCCGTGGGTGCATGGGCAGGTGGGCGGCTGGCCGACAGAACCCTTTCCCGGCGCGGGCTGGCCCTGGCTCTGGCCGGGGCAGGCCTTGGCAGCGGGCTGACGGCTTTGTGCCATGAGGCCATCGGCCAATGGGTGACGGCTGCCGTGGGCAACCTGTATGCGGCGGCGGTTCTGGCGGCGGTGTGCATTTTTGCCCTGCCCGCCTTTTTTTTCGGCATGGTGACGCCTTATGCCATGCGCCTGCGCATCGAGAGCGTGGATTCCTCAGGTGCAACCGTGGGCAGGCTTTACGCCCTTTCCACTGCTGGCAGTATTGTAGGAACCTTTCTGGGCGGCTTTATTCTCATATCCTTTTTGGGCAGCACGAGCATCTTGTGGGGTGTGGCTGCGGCCATGCTGGGGCTTTCGCTGTGCAACGGCGGGGGGCGGGTACGGTTGCGCGCCGTGCTGCTGGCTGTATGCGGGCTTATGGCTGTGGTGGCGGCAAGCTATGGCCGCTGGCAGGATGGCAGGGCCATGAGCCATCTCGTGGAAAGCCCCTATAACAGCATCCGCATTTTTGAAGGCGTAGACTGGGCGCAGAATGGCAGGCCCGTGCGCCTTATGGCTACTGACCCCGGTTACAGCCAGTCGGGCATGTATCTTGATGCCCCCAATGAACTGTATTTCCGGTACACCCAGTTTTACGCGCTGGGGCCGCATTTTACGCCCCATGCGAGCCGGGTGCTCATGCTTGGCGGCGGCGGATATTCTGTTCCCAAATGGTTGCTGGCTGATAATTCCCCTCTGGCAAAGCCCAAGACCGCGCGCGTGACAGTTGTGGAGCTTGACCCGGCCATGACGGAAACAGCCCGGCGCTGGTTTTCGCTGCGCGACGATCCCCGCCTGAGTGTGCGCCACGAGGATGCCAGGGCTTTTCTGAACCGTCAGCGCGATCAGTATGATCTGGTGTTTGTGGATGTTTTTAACTCGCACTACGCAGTGCCTTTCCAGATGGGAACGCGCGAGGCTGCCGCCGCTCTGCGGCGGGCGGTGGCTCCTGGCGGGGTTGTACTCATGAACGTTATTTCCGCGGTGGAAGGGCCGGATGGCCGCCTGTTTCAGGGGATTTTCAACGCGTTGCGGCAGTCTTTTGCCGAGGTGCAGGTGTATTGCGCTGGCGGCGAACCACCCGACAAACTGCAAAACCTTATGCTTGCCGCTTTTCCCGAGCAGCGGCCCGACAGCACCGCGGGCGCGCTGCCATCCCTAGCGGCGGCAGGCACAGAAAATGCTCCTTCAGGCGGTTTGCGCCTTGCCGACATGCTGGCAAGCAGGTACACGGGTGCAGACCCTTTTGCCACCCCGGCGCTTACGGATGATTTTGCCCCGGTGGAACGCTACACGCTGGTTTTGTTGCGTCAGTAG
- a CDS encoding TIGR00730 family Rossman fold protein, with the protein MPELQQNMIDDLTSVTTESWRTFRIMAEMVEALDTLNALKVKCISLFGTARCKPDSQEYKDAEKISRLLVEAGFGIISGGGPGIMEAANKGACKAGGVSVGLHIQLPHEQGCNQYVKTRCNFRYFFIRKFMFVKYAMAYVVMPGGMGTIDELSEAFVLAQTGRTRPFPIILYDSSYWSGLLEWMRKTMAARGFIKEGEINKLITVCDTPEEVVAQLCRVII; encoded by the coding sequence ATGCCTGAACTGCAACAGAACATGATTGACGATCTCACTTCCGTCACCACAGAATCCTGGCGCACCTTCCGCATCATGGCGGAAATGGTGGAGGCGCTTGATACGCTCAACGCGCTCAAGGTCAAATGCATATCCCTTTTTGGCACTGCGCGGTGCAAGCCGGATTCGCAGGAATATAAAGATGCTGAAAAAATTTCGCGCCTGCTCGTAGAAGCTGGATTTGGCATCATCAGCGGCGGCGGCCCCGGTATTATGGAAGCCGCCAACAAGGGCGCGTGCAAGGCAGGCGGAGTTTCCGTTGGCCTGCACATCCAGTTGCCGCATGAACAGGGTTGCAACCAGTATGTAAAAACACGCTGTAATTTCCGCTACTTTTTCATCCGCAAGTTCATGTTTGTCAAATATGCCATGGCCTACGTGGTTATGCCCGGCGGTATGGGGACCATTGATGAGCTTTCCGAGGCCTTTGTGCTGGCCCAGACCGGTCGCACACGGCCCTTTCCCATTATTCTGTACGATTCAAGCTACTGGAGCGGCCTGCTGGAATGGATGCGCAAGACCATGGCTGCGCGGGGCTTCATCAAAGAAGGTGAAATCAACAAACTCATTACGGTTTGCGACACGCCCGAAGAAGTGGTTGCCCAATTGTGCAGGGTAATTATTTAG
- a CDS encoding response regulator, with translation MPLNSPAAPPAEQNANGVPERILVVEDDKVIRALVTTTLESHGISFLTAATGREALAEASRANPDVILLDLGLPDMDGVEIIRAVRQWSMLPIIVLSARTEDDDKVAALDAGADDYLTKPFSVDELLARLRAALRRVRYERGHMGRNESSFENGDLRIDFAAGCVSVAGQQVHLAPMEYKLLCLLANNVGKVLTHKTILQAVWGSALPQSLPSLRVFMATLRKKLEAASPQCDCIRTHVGIGYRMSRYEG, from the coding sequence ATGCCGCTAAATTCGCCAGCAGCGCCCCCCGCTGAGCAGAACGCCAACGGCGTCCCCGAGCGTATTCTTGTGGTGGAAGACGACAAGGTCATCCGCGCGCTTGTGACCACCACGCTTGAGAGCCACGGCATATCCTTTCTGACCGCCGCCACCGGGCGCGAGGCCCTTGCCGAGGCTTCGCGGGCAAATCCCGACGTCATACTGCTTGATCTGGGCCTGCCGGATATGGACGGAGTGGAGATCATCCGGGCGGTGCGCCAGTGGTCCATGCTGCCCATCATTGTGCTGAGCGCCCGAACCGAAGATGACGACAAGGTGGCCGCGCTGGATGCAGGCGCGGACGACTACCTTACCAAACCTTTCAGCGTTGATGAATTGCTGGCCCGGCTGCGTGCCGCCCTGCGGCGCGTTCGTTATGAACGCGGGCACATGGGCCGCAACGAAAGCAGCTTTGAAAATGGCGATCTGCGTATTGATTTTGCCGCAGGCTGCGTGAGCGTTGCCGGGCAACAGGTGCATCTTGCGCCCATGGAATACAAGTTGCTGTGCCTGCTGGCAAACAATGTGGGCAAGGTGCTTACGCACAAAACAATCCTGCAGGCCGTTTGGGGCAGTGCCCTGCCGCAGTCGCTTCCTTCATTGCGCGTGTTCATGGCAACACTGCGCAAAAAACTGGAGGCCGCCTCGCCGCAATGTGATTGCATCCGCACCCATGTGGGCATCGGCTACCGCATGAGCCGATATGAAGGCTGA
- a CDS encoding RNA recognition motif domain-containing protein has protein sequence MATSIYVGNLPWSATQEGVESLFSPYGEVLSVKLVSDRETGRARGFGFVEMEDADAINAIAALDGKEFDGRALRINKAEPKKPAPRRW, from the coding sequence ATGGCTACTTCTATCTACGTCGGCAATCTGCCCTGGTCCGCCACTCAGGAAGGCGTTGAATCCCTGTTCAGCCCCTACGGCGAAGTTCTTTCCGTGAAGCTCGTTTCCGACCGCGAAACCGGCCGCGCCCGTGGCTTTGGCTTTGTGGAAATGGAAGACGCCGATGCCATCAACGCCATTGCCGCTCTTGACGGCAAGGAATTTGACGGCCGCGCCCTTCGCATCAACAAGGCTGAGCCCAAAAAGCCCGCCCCCCGTCGCTGGTAA
- the kdpB gene encoding potassium-transporting ATPase subunit KdpB produces MSAKTAHAPRNTRMLRRALGDSFIKLAPHIQVRNFVMFTVYLSAIMTTALALAGAWGLMPALANQSAFAWAIAAILWFTVLFANFAEAIAEGRGKAQADSLRKSRKSVDARKLPDPAQHDAFVMTSSTELKPGDHVLVLAGEMIPADGDVVEGAASVDESAITGESAPVIRESGGDRSAVTGGTTVLSDWLVLRVTSEVGRSFLDKMIAMVEGAARQKTPNEIALNILLVALTVIFLLVTGTLWCFARFAADQNHAANPADVTSLVALFVCLAPTTIGALLSSIGIAGMSRLNQANVLAMSGRAIEAAGDVDVLLLDKTGTITLGNRLAVSFIPVDGHAGQELAEAARLASLADETPEGRSIVQLANSLFPQGDATLPETNTVFVPFSAHTRMSGVDASGSSIRKGAADAVRAFAEQLGGHLSTQCDEVVQSIARQGGTPLVVARDAAVLGVIHLKDVIKDGVREKFGELRRMGIRTVMITGDNPLTAAAIAAEAGVDDFLAEATPETKLNLIRDYQAKGHLVAMTGDGTNDAPALAQADVAVAMNTGTQAAKEAGNMVDLDSSPTKLLDIVRIGKQLLMTRGSLTTFSLANDAAKYFAIIPALFMGLYPGLATLNIMGLHSPQSAILAATIYNALIIVALIPLALRGVPYREESSELLLRRNLFIYGLGGLAAPFVAIKLIDLCLVGLGLA; encoded by the coding sequence ATGTCAGCCAAAACTGCACATGCCCCGCGCAACACCCGGATGCTCCGGCGGGCCCTTGGCGACTCGTTCATCAAGCTGGCCCCGCACATTCAGGTGCGCAATTTTGTCATGTTCACCGTATACCTTTCCGCCATCATGACCACGGCCCTTGCTCTGGCAGGGGCGTGGGGATTGATGCCCGCCCTTGCAAACCAAAGTGCTTTTGCCTGGGCGATCGCCGCCATACTCTGGTTCACGGTGCTCTTTGCCAACTTTGCGGAAGCCATTGCCGAAGGCCGGGGCAAGGCGCAGGCCGACAGCCTGCGCAAATCGCGCAAGAGTGTTGACGCCCGCAAGCTGCCGGACCCTGCGCAGCACGATGCCTTTGTGATGACCTCCTCCACCGAGCTGAAACCCGGCGACCACGTGCTTGTGCTGGCAGGCGAGATGATCCCTGCCGACGGCGATGTGGTAGAAGGGGCCGCTTCTGTGGATGAAAGCGCCATCACGGGCGAATCCGCCCCGGTCATCCGGGAGAGCGGCGGCGACCGCAGCGCCGTCACCGGCGGCACCACTGTGCTTTCCGACTGGCTGGTGCTGCGCGTTACCAGCGAGGTTGGACGCAGCTTTCTGGACAAAATGATCGCCATGGTCGAAGGGGCCGCCCGCCAGAAAACCCCCAACGAAATAGCCCTGAATATCCTGCTGGTGGCGCTTACGGTCATTTTTCTGCTGGTCACGGGCACACTGTGGTGCTTTGCCCGCTTTGCGGCAGATCAGAACCATGCGGCAAACCCGGCGGACGTTACCTCGCTGGTGGCGCTCTTTGTCTGCCTGGCCCCAACCACCATCGGCGCGCTGCTTTCGTCCATAGGCATTGCAGGCATGAGCCGCCTCAATCAGGCCAATGTGCTTGCCATGAGTGGACGCGCCATTGAAGCTGCTGGCGATGTGGATGTGCTCCTGCTCGACAAGACAGGCACCATAACCCTTGGCAACCGGCTGGCCGTCAGCTTTATACCTGTGGACGGGCACGCCGGGCAGGAACTGGCGGAGGCCGCCCGCCTTGCCTCGCTTGCGGACGAAACCCCCGAGGGCCGCAGCATTGTGCAACTGGCAAACAGCCTGTTCCCGCAGGGCGACGCAACACTCCCTGAAACGAATACAGTCTTTGTTCCCTTTTCCGCGCATACCCGCATGAGCGGTGTTGACGCGTCGGGCTCCTCCATACGTAAAGGCGCGGCAGACGCCGTGCGGGCTTTTGCGGAGCAGCTTGGCGGACATTTGAGCACCCAGTGCGATGAAGTGGTGCAAAGCATTGCCCGCCAGGGCGGCACGCCCCTTGTGGTTGCCCGCGATGCCGCAGTGCTTGGCGTGATCCACCTCAAGGACGTCATCAAGGACGGCGTGCGCGAAAAATTTGGCGAACTGCGCCGCATGGGCATCAGGACAGTCATGATCACGGGCGACAATCCGCTTACTGCCGCCGCCATTGCCGCCGAGGCCGGGGTGGACGACTTTCTGGCCGAGGCCACGCCGGAGACCAAGCTGAACCTTATCAGGGACTATCAGGCCAAGGGACATCTGGTAGCCATGACGGGCGACGGCACCAACGATGCCCCGGCTCTGGCGCAGGCGGATGTGGCGGTTGCCATGAACACGGGCACGCAGGCCGCCAAGGAAGCGGGCAACATGGTTGATCTGGATTCTTCGCCCACCAAGCTGCTGGATATCGTGCGCATCGGCAAGCAGTTGCTCATGACGCGCGGCAGCCTCACCACATTTTCCCTTGCCAATGATGCGGCAAAATACTTTGCCATCATCCCGGCCCTGTTCATGGGCCTGTACCCCGGCCTTGCCACACTCAACATCATGGGCCTGCACAGCCCGCAGAGCGCCATACTGGCGGCCACCATATACAATGCCCTCATCATTGTGGCCCTCATTCCACTGGCTTTGCGCGGCGTGCCCTACCGGGAGGAAAGCTCCGAACTGCTATTGCGCCGCAACCTCTTTATCTACGGCCTTGGCGGGCTCGCGGCCCCCTTTGTCGCCATCAAACTTATTGACCTCTGCCTGGTCGGCCTTGGGCTGGCCTGA
- the tadA gene encoding tRNA adenosine(34) deaminase TadA encodes MRLALEKARASGAAGEVPVGALVVAPDGRILACCGNAPIGGNDPTAHAEVLALRAAGAALGNYRLNQCVLVVTLEPCAMCAAAIIHARIAGLVYGAADPLAGAVVSRAEYFDAQCANHRVWHMGGVLSEECASLLHDFFGQRRE; translated from the coding sequence ATGCGGCTTGCTCTGGAAAAGGCCCGCGCCAGCGGCGCTGCGGGCGAGGTGCCTGTAGGCGCGCTGGTGGTGGCTCCGGATGGGCGCATTCTTGCCTGTTGCGGCAATGCGCCCATCGGCGGCAATGATCCCACCGCCCATGCCGAGGTGTTGGCGCTACGGGCCGCCGGGGCTGCGCTTGGCAACTACAGGCTCAACCAGTGCGTGCTGGTGGTGACGCTTGAACCCTGCGCCATGTGCGCCGCCGCCATAATCCATGCGCGCATTGCGGGGCTTGTGTACGGCGCAGCCGACCCCCTGGCCGGGGCGGTTGTTTCCCGCGCCGAATATTTTGACGCCCAGTGCGCCAATCACCGGGTATGGCACATGGGCGGCGTGCTTTCTGAGGAATGCGCCTCCTTGCTGCACGACTTTTTTGGCCAGCGGCGCGAGTAG
- a CDS encoding sensor histidine kinase, with product MTDSYKRPSPDALLAQLQQAAPGGKPLAGEAGAPSRPSPRGLLKIFFGYAAGVGKTYSMLRAAHAAQEQGHSIVVGYVEPHPRPETAALLPGLEAVPPLRIEHRGITLNELDVDAVLARKPEIALVDELAHSNTQGCRNLKRFQDVEELLQAGISVWTTVNVQHLESLNDVVAAMTGVVVRERIPDSVFDGADQVELVDLEPDELVSRLREGKIYAEAQAQRALGHFFLPANLIALREIALRRMADRVNRRASATAGGQETGRQIKEHILICLSGAPSNARVIRTAARMVEAFRADFTALFVQNTAPRRSDAKSRDTLRDNLKLAEDLGAVIVTLHGEDVPAQIAEYARMSGVSKIVVGRSPAGGWLFRKSKTLVERLAELAPEMETYIIPDAVPVGRAPGHTGPLFAALRALRGTAPRSWRQWCATTAIMAVCSVAGLLMFSLGMPNGVIAGLYMLGVLGVSILTTGPWYGVAASVAGVGLFDFLFVEPRFSFTVYDTEYVGLFCAMLLVSAATSAITGRARMQARQSAVRALHTELLLGNSRRLQKAKDEPAILLETARQLGTLLGCETTLYSVRQGLLETRPVFPYRADKMQGSGSPRAASRHSKSTPKDELGVAQWVAKNNRPAGAGTDSLPGSRHSFIPISSQSAVLAVAELHVLPGRTTPLADANSKNLVLALAGECALALEKERLTQANASIAVRAQQEKLRADVLRSISHDLRTPLTGICGNAAILAGQGGSGSPERNVALASAIEEEARYLVGMVENLLALTRLEQQDFTLRLEPELLEDVIAEAVQITSRRAAHHDLRAEMPESLLMARMDARLMVQVLVNLLDNAVKHTPEGTAIRIRARADGPWVRLEVADNGPGISKAEQSRIFDMFHSAAIKNGDGRRGMGLGLALCRSIVQAHGGSIEVFDNTPHGAVFSMTLPRETEEFTLPA from the coding sequence ATGACAGACAGCTACAAACGCCCATCCCCCGATGCCCTGCTTGCCCAGTTGCAACAGGCGGCTCCGGGCGGCAAGCCCCTTGCTGGCGAGGCGGGTGCGCCGTCACGCCCATCGCCCAGAGGCTTGCTCAAAATATTTTTTGGCTATGCGGCTGGCGTGGGCAAGACATATTCCATGCTGCGAGCGGCCCACGCCGCTCAGGAGCAGGGGCACAGCATTGTTGTGGGCTATGTGGAGCCACACCCAAGGCCGGAAACAGCGGCCCTGCTGCCAGGTCTTGAGGCCGTGCCGCCCCTGCGGATCGAGCACAGGGGCATCACGCTCAACGAACTTGATGTGGATGCCGTGCTGGCCCGCAAGCCGGAAATCGCCCTTGTGGACGAGCTTGCCCACTCCAACACGCAGGGCTGCCGCAACCTCAAGCGCTTTCAGGATGTGGAGGAGCTGCTTCAGGCGGGCATATCCGTATGGACCACGGTTAACGTGCAGCATCTGGAAAGCCTCAACGATGTGGTTGCCGCCATGACCGGAGTAGTGGTGCGCGAGCGCATACCCGACAGCGTGTTTGACGGGGCCGATCAGGTGGAACTGGTTGATCTGGAGCCAGACGAGCTTGTATCCCGCCTGCGCGAAGGCAAGATATACGCCGAGGCTCAGGCGCAGCGGGCGCTGGGGCACTTTTTTCTGCCCGCGAATCTCATCGCTTTGCGGGAGATTGCCCTGCGCCGCATGGCCGACCGCGTCAACCGGCGGGCATCCGCCACTGCCGGAGGGCAGGAAACAGGGCGGCAGATCAAGGAGCACATTCTCATCTGCCTTTCAGGCGCGCCCAGCAATGCAAGGGTTATCCGCACCGCCGCGCGCATGGTGGAGGCCTTTCGGGCTGATTTCACCGCCCTTTTTGTGCAAAACACCGCGCCGCGCCGCAGTGACGCCAAAAGCCGCGACACCCTGCGCGACAACCTGAAGCTGGCGGAAGATCTGGGTGCGGTTATCGTGACCCTGCACGGCGAGGATGTTCCCGCCCAGATAGCGGAATACGCGCGCATGAGCGGGGTGAGCAAGATTGTGGTGGGCCGCTCCCCGGCTGGCGGATGGCTGTTCCGCAAGAGCAAAACGCTGGTGGAACGCCTTGCCGAACTTGCGCCGGAAATGGAAACCTACATCATCCCCGATGCCGTGCCCGTGGGCAGAGCGCCCGGACATACCGGGCCGTTGTTTGCGGCGCTCAGAGCCTTGCGGGGCACAGCCCCCCGCTCCTGGCGGCAATGGTGCGCCACAACTGCGATCATGGCCGTATGCAGCGTCGCAGGTTTGCTCATGTTCTCGCTGGGCATGCCCAATGGCGTCATTGCGGGTCTGTACATGCTGGGAGTGTTGGGCGTTTCCATCCTCACCACCGGGCCATGGTACGGCGTGGCGGCCTCTGTAGCCGGGGTGGGCCTTTTCGATTTTCTGTTTGTTGAGCCTCGTTTCAGCTTTACCGTTTACGATACAGAGTATGTGGGGCTTTTTTGCGCGATGCTGCTGGTTTCCGCCGCCACCAGCGCCATCACGGGGCGGGCTCGCATGCAGGCGCGGCAAAGCGCGGTGCGGGCGCTGCATACGGAGCTGCTGCTGGGCAACAGCCGCCGCCTGCAAAAAGCCAAGGACGAACCAGCCATTCTGCTGGAAACTGCCCGCCAGCTCGGCACCCTGCTGGGGTGTGAAACAACGCTCTATTCCGTGCGACAAGGCCTGCTTGAAACCCGACCCGTTTTTCCCTACCGGGCTGACAAAATGCAGGGGTCGGGCAGCCCACGAGCTGCCTCCCGGCACAGCAAAAGCACGCCAAAGGACGAACTGGGCGTTGCGCAATGGGTTGCCAAGAATAACCGCCCTGCTGGCGCGGGAACAGATTCCCTGCCCGGATCGCGGCACAGCTTTATCCCCATCAGCAGTCAGTCTGCCGTGCTCGCCGTGGCCGAACTGCACGTTCTGCCGGGTCGCACGACTCCGCTTGCCGATGCCAACAGCAAAAACCTTGTTCTGGCCCTGGCAGGGGAATGCGCGCTGGCTCTGGAGAAGGAACGGCTCACGCAGGCCAACGCCAGCATTGCCGTACGTGCACAGCAGGAAAAACTGCGCGCCGATGTGCTGCGCTCCATCTCGCACGATCTGCGCACGCCGCTCACCGGCATCTGCGGCAATGCCGCCATCCTCGCCGGGCAGGGCGGCTCCGGCTCGCCGGAACGCAATGTGGCCCTTGCTTCCGCCATTGAGGAAGAAGCCCGCTACCTTGTGGGCATGGTGGAAAACCTGCTGGCCCTCACCCGTCTTGAGCAGCAGGATTTTACCCTTCGCCTTGAACCGGAACTGCTTGAAGATGTTATTGCCGAAGCCGTGCAGATCACCAGCCGCCGTGCAGCGCACCACGATCTGCGCGCGGAAATGCCCGAAAGCCTGCTCATGGCCCGCATGGACGCACGGCTCATGGTGCAGGTGCTGGTCAACCTGCTGGACAACGCCGTCAAACATACGCCAGAGGGAACAGCCATTCGCATACGCGCGAGGGCTGACGGCCCGTGGGTCAGGCTGGAAGTTGCCGACAATGGCCCTGGAATTTCAAAAGCGGAACAGAGCCGCATTTTTGACATGTTCCACTCCGCAGCCATAAAAAATGGCGATGGCCGCAGAGGCATGGGGCTTGGGCTGGCCTTGTGCCGCAGCATTGTGCAGGCCCACGGCGGAAGCATAGAGGTATTTGACAACACGCCGCATGGCGCGGTTTTTTCCATGACCTTGCCGCGCGAGACGGAAGAGTTCACCCTCCCGGCCTGA
- a CDS encoding potassium-transporting ATPase subunit C codes for MSITILLRRSLVFLCIMTALTCVYTGALTLAGKALFPFQAEGSIITAKGRQYSTLLGQPFTAANHLWGRPVSADTATYTDNGRPLLYAGPSNKSPATAAYATTLRERAARIRLAHPEKSGQPIPVDLLTESGSGLDPHISTAAAEFQVERLARATGFTAAEVRRTIAMYTQGRTLGLLGEARVNVLEVNLALEGLLPNGHGVSGASDAAPR; via the coding sequence ATGTCCATCACAATATTGCTGCGCCGTTCTCTGGTTTTTCTGTGCATCATGACGGCCCTCACCTGCGTCTATACCGGCGCGCTCACCCTGGCGGGCAAGGCGCTGTTTCCCTTTCAGGCCGAAGGCAGTATCATTACCGCCAAGGGCAGGCAGTACAGCACATTGCTAGGGCAGCCCTTCACAGCCGCCAACCACCTGTGGGGGCGCCCCGTGAGTGCAGACACCGCCACCTATACCGACAACGGCAGGCCACTGCTCTACGCCGGGCCAAGCAACAAAAGCCCTGCCACAGCCGCATACGCTACAACGTTGCGGGAGCGCGCGGCACGCATCCGGCTGGCGCATCCGGAAAAATCCGGCCAGCCCATTCCAGTGGATCTGCTGACGGAATCAGGCAGCGGGCTTGATCCGCATATTTCGACAGCCGCCGCAGAATTTCAGGTGGAGCGGCTGGCCCGCGCCACAGGTTTTACGGCTGCGGAAGTGCGCCGCACCATCGCCATGTATACGCAAGGGCGCACCCTGGGGCTGCTGGGCGAGGCGCGGGTCAACGTGCTTGAAGTCAATCTGGCGCTGGAAGGCCTGCTGCCCAACGGGCACGGGGTTTCAGGGGCCTCGGACGCGGCTCCCCGCTGA